From Podospora bellae-mahoneyi strain CBS 112042 chromosome 3, whole genome shotgun sequence, the proteins below share one genomic window:
- a CDS encoding NRPS protein (antiSMASH:Cluster_2; SMCOG1127:condensation domain-containing protein; EggNog:ENOG503NX8T; COG:Q): MHLAQHAPGILGGLRRDAMQLDTQTIPLDSVTRTLPVPESESALDALLLAWGALLQRQRGDDDRVEQFSWGHKSQSSPSEISTRFSLKALGLELTRSRSESVSTFLQAVKTSTENIARPGLLYLFFNDEKETSFPQKETAGPSQFDFQLRVSKHASALTLEGIYPTTEKPDSLNSRQAGDRLETLIQLVNIITTQPEAPISALLEPLGRDLDQIWAWNAEMPPLIDRTMQDIISEQAAARPDKIALSSWDGQWTYAELELMSTRLAHHLVSQGITVGVNVPLCFEKCRWTIVALLAIMKAGGAFALTDPTSQPEGRLRAMVEQTGGKLVVASAAQTELAKRLVPEDGSQVVTVSEELFQSFSTIEGELPPLPTIPTVTSPLYIQFTSGSTGKPKGVVVSHANFTSGAIPRAEAVGYKSSTKCFEFASYAFDVSIDCMLCTLSVGGTICIPSDADRMNDLGGAIRASGANMAHMTPSVARVLDPAVIAELDVLGLGGEAISASDAAAWSKGKTSVIIAYGPSECTVGCTVNNTFAKNKDERKVFTTGNIGRGVGGVGWIVDPEDHDRLVPVGSVGELLVEGPVVGLGYLGEAEKTAEVFIEDPVWLVAGHKEIPGRTGRLYKTGDLVRYDADGSGDFVFIGRKDAQVKLRGQRVELVEIEHHLRHHLPSRVKIAAEVIKPAGAEPTLVAFLAEPRSKSGTTEECDEAEATFSDELTKALTGIEEALSVDLPRYMVPAAFIPLRDMPVLPSAKIDRKKLRALGGAMTREQITGSARKNKSSEGGALSTEMERMLAAVWKSLLGDHTDITVSDSFFALGGDSLRAMRLVPAARAEGIVLSVADVFRYPVLGDMAVVAKKAEAGSGGAAADVPPFSLIDKAWSAEAAKTEVSQLCEVDKADIEDVYPCTPLQEALMALSAKVKEAYVAQRVLKMNNAKDAKKLQTAFEAIAADSAILRTRIVQVSDYGLMQVLIREPIQWRTASSLARYLEDDRDEEMGLDKKLVRYAMIREGDVYHFVLTMHHALYDGWSMPLVVDRVNQAYQGVAPRKPAAQFKHFIDYLNNRLDRAGCDTYWREQLDGATGVQFPRLPFEGYQTQADSLLEVDIKLDGRKLPSVPGATITLASVVRAAWALVASQYCSGNNDMVFGETLTGRNAPIVGVEEIEGPMITTVPVRVTINRESSVEQYLQTIAEQIVGQIPYEHAGLQHIRKLSDDALQACELRTGFVLHPAAGEVEADDKTPANGLVPAGDGEAAQEALKFNTYALMLVCSLSSDGFFVMASFDSKTVSKDTMERVLEQLRTVVHQLCEGDAKEVKVGDLQCLTDADSKEVEDMSKKFKLEGADLDALGLDRADIAGAWIADAADHTRPSPRGAVGELLVETTKTLSAPAVAVQTPPPLWLKSTTVNGGQIYRTGRLASFEFSVDTPVLRVLPKSAQIKPDFTVPKKKAASSGPAISASSAKQKLLRGIWSRLLKVDEDKIFLGDSFFNRGGDSIAAMKLVSEARQQGMQLSVAQVFANRTLYDMANVMQPSPTVITNVQRGQGSSSPASPSSPSKADYQPFSLLLTSFMRRMQRSLADKSWKILDVLPTRPLQEIAVRGTVELPRFSIRYELMHFEGMVNKKQLFRACQELVAINEVLRTVYVRLDDVCYSVVIENPFIVDIVEYEIDGDDVEEFAGKVSRLDAQTKMPYGSSFVKWFFVTNGTKSTLVFRLSHAQYDEICLPIFLNQLQQLYQDPKSVSPSYPFSTFVDHTIQEGIPAAIPYWRDLLAGSEGVSLLRPDTPITDRRHFAIHKPVNIAARSRDVTVATLPSAAWALTFARLLKVKDVVFGEVASGRSVDIPGIPDANAIAGPCWQYVPTRVKFDGDVPIRTGYDLLEALQTQHMMTSSHDCMGLEEIVRNCTDWDPEEVTWFDTVVHQDVAHVETLSFLDRKAKFETLYAYEEPLREWKIQAFHDGDTLTIEVITFESWKEEAVKLLDDVCASLEQLVNRPGEELNIA, from the exons ATGCATCTCGCCCAGCACGCACCCGGCATTCTGGGTGGCCTCCGCCGCGATGCCATGCAGCTCGACACCCAGACCATTCCTCTAGACTCTGTTACCAGGACGCTACCAGTACCCGAATCAGAGTCTGCCCTCGacgcccttcttctcgcctGGGGTGCTCTCCTCCAAAGACAACGAGGCGACGACGACAGAGTAGAACAGTTCTCTTGGGGCCACAAGTCGCAAAGCTCACCATCAGAGATCTCCACCCGCTTTTCCCTCAAAGCCCTCGGTCTCGAATTGACCAGGTCACGATCAGAGTCTGTATCAACCTTCCTCCAGGCCGTCAAGACTTCAACCGAGAACATCGCCCGCCCAGGGCTCCTCTACCTCTTCTTCAATGACGAGAAAGAGACCTCCTTTCCCCAAAAAGAGACGGCTGGACCATCT CAATTCGATTTCCAACTCCGTGTCTCCAAGCATGCTTCtgccctcaccctcgaggGCATATATCCTACCACCGAAAAGCCCGactccctcaactcccggCAGGCCGGAGACAGACTCGAAACCCTAATTCAACttgtcaacatcatcaccactcagCCCGAAGCCCCCATCTCGGCCCTCCTCGAGCCCCTCGGCCGTGACCTCGACCAAATATGGGCCTGGAACGCCGAAATGCCCCCTCTGATCGACCGGACGATGCAAGACATCATCTCTGAGCAGGCCGCCGCTCGCCCGGACAAGATTGCGCTTTCCTCGTGGGATGGCCAATGGACCTACGCCGAGCTCGAGCTCATGTCTACCCGCCTGGCGCATCACCTCGTTTCTCAGGGCATCACAGTTGGTGTTAATGTACCGCTATGCTTCGAAAAGTGCCGGTGGACCATCGTCGCTTTGTTAGCCATCATGAAGGCTGGTGGCGCATTTGCCTTGACGGACCCAACATCTCAGCCAGAGGGTAGACTGCGCGCCATGGTGGAACAAACCGGCGGCAAGCTGGTCGTTGCCTCCGCCGCTCAGACTGAGCTGGCGAAACGTCTTGTTCCTGAAGATGGCAGCCAGGTGGTAACGGTGAGCGAGGAGCTGTTCCAATCTTTCTCCACCATCGAGGGCGAGCTCCCCCCATTGCCCACTATTCCGACTGTCACCTCTCCTCTCTACATCCAGTTCACCTCTGGCAGCACAGGCAAGCCCAAGGGTGTCGTTGTTTCTCACGCCAACTTCACCAGCGGTGCCATTCCCCGTGCTGAGGCGGTGGGGTACAAGTCTTCTACCAAGTGCTTCGAGTTTGCCAGTTATGCCTTCGATGTCAGCATTGATTGCATGCTCTGCACTCTGTCAGTCGGTGGTACCATCTGCATCCCCTCTGATGCCGACCGCATGAATGACCTTGGCGGTGCCATCAGGGCCAGTGGCGCCAACATGGCGCACATGACACCCAGTGTTGCACGAGTGCTCGATCCCGCCGTGATTGCTGAGCTTGACGtcttgggattggggggtgAAGCCATCTCGGCTTCTGATGCGGCTGCGTGGAGCAAGGGCAAGACCAGCGTCATTATCGCGTATGGTCCCTCCGAATGCACTGTCGGCTGCActgtcaacaacacctttgccaagaacaaggacgaGCGCAAGGTGTTTACGACCGGAAACATTGGCCGTGGTGTCGGCGGTGTAGGCTGGATTGTCGACCCCGAGGACCACGACCGTCTGGTTCCTGTCGGATCAGTCGgcgagctgctggtggaAGGCCCCGTCGTCGGTCTTGGCTACTTGGGTGAGGCTGAGAAGACGGCTGAGGTGTTTATTGAGGACCCTGTATGGTTGGTTGCCGGACACAAAGAGATCCCTGGCAGAACCGGCCGGCTCTACAAGACTGGTGATCTTGTTCGGTACGATGCTGATGGGTCTGGTGACTTTGTCTTCATCGGCCGCAAGGATGCTCAAGTCAAGCTCCGTGGACAGCGTGTTGAGTTGGTCGAGATTGAGCACCATCTCcggcaccacctcccaagccGTGTCAAGATCGCTGCTGAGGTCATCAAGCCTGCGGGTGCCGAGCCTACTTTGGTGGCCTTTTTGGCCGAGCCTCGCAGCAAGAGCGGCACTACCGAGGAATGTGACGAAGCGGAGGCCACCTTCTCTGATGAACTGACCAAGGCCCTGACCGGTATCGAGGAAGCGCTTAGTGTCGATCTTCCCCGGTACATGGTCCCCGCGGCATTCATCCCTCTCCGCGACATGCCAGTGCTGCCTTCTGCCAAGATCGATCGCAAGAAGCTTCGTGCGCTTGGTGGCGCCATGACGCGCGAGCAGATCACTGGCAGCGCCCGCAAGAACAAGAGCAGCGAAGGTGGTGCCCTTTCGACCGAGATGGAGCGGATGCTGGCTGCTGTGTGGAAGTCGTTGCTTGGGGACCATACAGACATCACTGTTAGCGACAGCTTCTTTGCTCTCGGCGGAGACTCTCTCAGGGCCATGAGACTCGTTCCCGCTGCTCGCGCTGAAGGCATTGTTCTGTCGGTTGCCGATGTCTTCCGGTACCCTGTCCTCGGGGATATGGCTGTGGTTGCTAAGAAGGCAGAGGCTGGAagcggtggtgctgctgctgacgtCCCACCCTTCTCCCTGATCGACAAGGCCTGGTCTGCTGAGGCGGCAAAGACCGAGGTCAGCCAGCTTTGCGAGGTTGACAAGGCCGATATCGAGGATGTCTATCCCTGCACACCGCTCCAAGAGGCCTTGATGGCGCTCTCtgccaaggtcaaggaggccTATGTAGCCCAGCGTGTGCTCAAGATGAACAATGCCAAAGATGCCAAGAAGTTGCAGACTGCCTTCGAGGCCATCGCCGCCGACTCCGCCATCCTCCGCACTCGTATCGTTCAGGTGTCCGACTACGGTCTCATGCAAGTCTTGATCAGGGAGCCTATCCAGTGGCGCACTGCGTCATCGTTGGCCAGGTATCTCGAGGACGACCGTGACGAGGAGATGGGTCTCGACAAGAAGCTTGTTCGCTACGCCATGATCCGCGAGGGCGACGTCTATCACTTTGTACTGACCATGCACCACGCTCTCTACGACGGATGGTCGATGCCCCTGGTAGTTGACCGTGTCAACCAGGCCTACCAGGGTGTTGCTCCGAGAAAGCCAGCGGCCCAGTTCAAGCACTTCATCGActacctcaacaacaggctTGATCGTGCAGGATGCGACACTTACTGGCGTGAGCAGCTCGACGGTGCGACGGGTGTTCAGTTCCCCCGTCTTCCCTTTGAGGGCTACCAGACCCAGGCCGACTCCCTCCTCGAAGTCGATATCAAGCTTGATGGCCGGAAGCTCCCATCGGTGCCCGGTGCCACCATCACTCTTGCCAGCGTGGTTCGCGCGGCATGGGCTCTGGTGGCCTCCCAGTACTGCAGCGGCAACAACGACATGGTTTTCGGCGAGACACTGACTGGTCGCAATGCCCCCATCGTAGGCGTCGAAGAGATCGAGGGTCCCATGATCACCACCGTTCCCGTGCGGGTCACCATCAACCGCGAGTCGTCCGTCGAGCAGTATCTTCAGACCATTGCCGAGCAGATTGTCGGTCAGATCCCATACGAACATGCCGGTCTTCAGCACATCCGCAAGTTGAGCGACGACGCCCTCCAGGCTTGCGAGCTGCGTACTGGTTTCGTGCTGCATCCCGCAGCTGGCGAGGTCGAGGCTGACGACAAGACACCGGCCAACGGGTTGGTGCCGGCGGGCGATGGCGAGGCGGCCCAGGAAGCTCTCAAGTTCAACACGTATGCCCTCATGTTGGTGTGCTCCCTTTCTTCCGATGGCTTCTTCGTGATGGCCAGTTTCGACTCCAAGACGGTCAGCAAGGACACGATGGAGCGAGTGTTGGAGCAGCTCCGGACAGTGGTGCACCAGCTCTGCGAGGGCGATGcgaaggaggtcaaggtcGGTGACTTGCAGTGTCTGACGGATGCTGACAGCAAAGAAGTTGAAGATATGAGCAAGAAGTTCAAGTTGGAGGGTGCTGACTTGGATGCGCTTGGGTTGGATCGGGCTGACATTGCTGGTGCCTGGATTGCTGATGCAGCTGACCACACGCGCCCCTCCCCGCGTGGCGCTGTGGGTGAGCTGTTAGTGGAGACCACCAAGACCCTCAGCGCCCCTGCAGTCGCTGTGCAgacaccaccgccgctgtGGCTGAAGAGCACCACTGTCAACGGCGGCCAGATCTACAGAACCGGACGACTTGCCAGCTTCGAGTTCAGCGTCGACACTCCTGTTCTTCGCGTGCTTCCCAAGTCGGCCCAGATCAAGCCCGATTTCACTgtccccaagaagaaggctgcttcgTCTGGCCCTGCCATCTCTGCTTCCTCTGCCAAGCAAAAGCTGCTCCGGGGCATCTGGAGTCGTCTTCTCAAGGTCGATGAGGACAAGATCTTCCTTGGTgacagcttcttcaaccGTGGTGGTGACTCGATTGCCGCCATGAAGCTCGTCTCCGAGGCCCGTCAGCAAGGAATGCAGCTCAGCGTCGCGCAGGTCTTCGCCAACCGAACTCTGTATGACATGGCCAATGTCATGCAGCCATCGCCCACTGTCATCACCAACGTTCAAAGGGGCCAGGGCAGCAGCTCTCCCGCGAGCCCATCCAGTCCCTCCAAGGCCGACTACCAGcccttctctctcctcttgacctccttcatGCGTCGTATGCAGAGATCGCTGGCCGACAAGTCATGGAAGATCCTCGATGTTCTCCCCACCAGACCTCTCCAGGAGATTGCCGTCAGGGGTACCGTTGAGCTTCCTCGCTTCTCCATCCGCTATGAGCTCATGCACTTTGAGGGCATggtcaacaagaagcagCTCTTCCGTGCCTGCCAAGAGCTTGTCGCCATCAACGAAGTCCTTCGCACCGTCTATGTCCGCCTTGATGATGTCTGCTACAGCGTGGTGATCGAGAACCCCTTCATCGTCGACATTGTCGAATATGAGATTGACGGtgacgatgtcgaggagTTTGCCGGCAAGGTCAGCAGACTCGATGCCCAAACCAAGATGCCTTATGGTTCTTCCTTCGTCAAGTGGTTCTTTgtcaccaacggcaccaagaGCACCCTTGTCTTCCGTCTGTCCCACGCCCAGTACGATGAGATTTGccttcccatcttcctcaatcagctccagcagctgtACCAGGACCCCAAGTCGGTCTCTCCATCGtaccccttctccacctttgtcgaccacaccatccaagAGGGCATTCCCGCTGCCATCCCCTACTGGCGCGACCTCCTTGCCGGTTCCGAGGGTGTTTCTCTCTTGAGACCCgacacccccatcaccgacCGCCGCCACTTTGCCATCCACAAGCCCGTCAACATCGCCGCCCGCAGCCGCGACGTGACCGTAGCTACCCTTCCCTCCGCAGCCTGGGCTTTGACCTTTGCCCGTCtgctcaaggtcaaggacgTGGTATTCGGCGAAGTCGCCTCCGGCCGCAGCGTCGACATACCCGGCATCCCCGACGCCAACGCCATCGCCGGCCCCTGCTGGCAGTACGTCCCCACCCGCGTCAAGTTCGACGGCGACGTCCCCATCCGCACCGGCTACGACCTGCTCGAGGCCCTCCAGACCCAGCACATGATGACTTCTTCGCACGACTGCATGGGTCTGGAGGAGATTGTCCGGAACTGCACAGACTGGGATCCTGAGGAGGTGACCTGGTTCGACACGGTCGTTCACCAGGATGTGGCCCACGTCGAGACCTTGTCATTCTTGGACCGCAAGGCCAAGTTTGAGACGCTGTATGCGTACGAGGAGCCGTTGAGGGAGTGGAAGATTCAGGCTTTCCATGATGGGGATACCTTGACCATTGAGGTT